The Porphyrobacter sp. HT-58-2 genome has a window encoding:
- the purT gene encoding formate-dependent phosphoribosylglycinamide formyltransferase codes for MSHIATILLLGSGELGREFVIAAKRLGARVIACDSYDDAPVMQVADAREVFPMLDGAALRAAAEKHRPDLIVPEIEAIRTEMLADLEAEGFTIVPSARAAQLTMNRDAIRDLAAGELGLVTSQYGYATSFAECEAIAARIGYPLVMKPVMSSSGKGQSKVDTPEALEAAWQYAVANMRGDRARVICEQFIAFDYEITLLTIWHKDGISFCPPIGHRQERGDYRESWQPTAMSAAALASAQDMAAKVVTALQGGGRGWGLYGVEFFVKGEAVIFSELSPRPHDTGMVTLASQNLTEFDLHARAILGLPVPESIAARPAASAVILADRESDDFAFAGLADALALGDTDVRIFGKPVTRPYRRMGVALARAGDAPAAVDLAKQAAAAVRIVYSPTTD; via the coding sequence ATGAGCCACATTGCCACCATCCTGCTGCTCGGTTCCGGAGAACTCGGCCGCGAATTCGTGATTGCCGCCAAGCGCCTCGGAGCGCGGGTGATCGCCTGCGATTCCTATGACGATGCGCCCGTGATGCAGGTGGCGGACGCCCGCGAGGTGTTCCCGATGCTCGATGGCGCGGCGCTGAGGGCGGCGGCGGAGAAGCACCGGCCTGATCTGATCGTCCCCGAGATCGAAGCGATCCGCACCGAGATGCTCGCCGATCTGGAAGCGGAAGGCTTCACCATCGTGCCTAGCGCCCGCGCGGCGCAACTGACCATGAACCGCGATGCGATCCGCGATCTGGCGGCGGGCGAGCTGGGGCTGGTGACCTCGCAATACGGCTATGCGACAAGTTTCGCCGAGTGTGAGGCCATCGCCGCACGCATCGGCTATCCGCTGGTGATGAAGCCGGTGATGTCCTCCTCGGGCAAGGGCCAGAGCAAGGTCGATACGCCCGAAGCCTTGGAGGCTGCGTGGCAATATGCCGTCGCCAATATGCGCGGCGACCGGGCGCGGGTGATCTGCGAACAGTTCATCGCCTTCGACTATGAAATTACGCTGCTGACGATCTGGCACAAGGATGGCATCAGCTTCTGCCCGCCGATCGGCCACCGGCAGGAACGCGGCGATTACCGCGAAAGCTGGCAGCCCACCGCGATGAGCGCCGCCGCGCTGGCGAGCGCACAGGACATGGCCGCCAAGGTCGTCACCGCGCTGCAAGGCGGCGGGCGCGGCTGGGGGCTGTATGGCGTCGAGTTCTTTGTGAAGGGCGAGGCGGTGATCTTCTCCGAACTCTCGCCCCGCCCGCACGATACCGGGATGGTGACGCTCGCCAGCCAGAACCTCACCGAATTCGATCTCCACGCCCGCGCCATCCTCGGCCTGCCGGTGCCGGAGAGCATCGCTGCGCGCCCCGCAGCCTCGGCGGTGATCCTCGCCGACCGCGAGAGCGACGACTTCGCCTTCGCAGGGCTGGCTGACGCGCTGGCGCTGGGCGATACCGATGTGCGGATTTTCGGCAAGCCTGTCACCCGGCCATACCGCCGCATGGGCGTGGCGCTCGCCCGCGCAGGGGACGCGCCCGCCGCGGTCGATCTCGCCAAGCAGGCCGCCGCCGCCGTGCGGATTGTCTATTCTCCGACAACCGACTAA
- a CDS encoding GGDEF domain-containing protein, whose amino-acid sequence MKIGLSEVEGRVLRGLLEETSGDIVVRLDRHGFIIHASANIAELGLDLSATLLHPHITDLAKRDHAAFLGAHVAAALAGQSRDGWVEFPVIACPERDTCHEPDCERWYALSLKPMCDAVGVADGALCLMRSVQHLRSLEGELHTRAITDPLTGLANRQAFCASLRRHLAGGGGQVVAVFAVDGMRALLLRYGQRTADEVLWGFAKFLETMAQTLTTPGHEVAQLDGERFGVLLPEMTMRAAREWAEDVVTTFAGLAAPASAKAPQLTASAGLARVECTVDWTLREAELGLVLARAGGGKQVAVAGHRRAA is encoded by the coding sequence ATGAAAATTGGTTTGAGCGAAGTCGAAGGCCGCGTCCTGCGCGGTCTGCTGGAAGAGACTTCGGGCGATATCGTCGTCAGGCTTGACCGGCACGGGTTCATTATCCACGCATCAGCCAATATTGCCGAATTGGGACTGGATCTCTCAGCGACGCTCCTCCATCCCCACATCACCGATCTGGCGAAGCGCGATCATGCAGCTTTCCTTGGTGCACATGTTGCTGCAGCGCTGGCTGGGCAGTCACGGGACGGATGGGTGGAATTCCCGGTTATCGCCTGTCCTGAACGCGACACCTGCCACGAGCCTGATTGCGAACGCTGGTATGCGCTCAGCCTGAAGCCGATGTGCGACGCTGTGGGCGTGGCCGATGGCGCGCTGTGCCTGATGCGATCAGTGCAGCATCTGCGCAGTCTTGAAGGTGAACTGCACACCCGCGCGATCACCGATCCGCTGACCGGCCTTGCCAACCGGCAGGCGTTCTGTGCGAGCCTGCGACGGCACCTTGCGGGCGGCGGCGGACAAGTGGTCGCAGTCTTCGCGGTCGACGGGATGCGCGCGCTCCTGCTGCGATATGGCCAGCGCACCGCGGACGAGGTGCTGTGGGGCTTTGCGAAGTTCCTCGAAACGATGGCCCAGACACTGACAACACCGGGCCATGAGGTCGCGCAGCTGGATGGCGAACGATTTGGGGTGCTGTTACCGGAAATGACCATGCGGGCGGCGCGCGAATGGGCCGAGGATGTGGTGACGACTTTCGCGGGTCTTGCTGCCCCTGCTTCTGCCAAAGCCCCGCAACTGACCGCCAGCGCTGGCCTTGCGCGGGTGGAATGCACCGTCGACTGGACCTTGCGCGAGGCCGAATTAGGCTTGGTGCTCGCCCGCGCCGGCGGCGGCAAGCAGGTGGCGGTGGCGGGACACAGGCGGGCAGCGTAA